DNA sequence from the Deltaproteobacteria bacterium genome:
GCGGTGCAGAGGAAGCCCAACACCTTGTCGTCCGCCTGCACCTTGATCACCCGCACGCCGCGCCCGGCCCCGGCGAGCTCGTTGACCTCCTTGGCCTTGGTGACGAGCGCGTACGCGTCCTCGGTGACCACCGCGAGGAAGTCCTTCTCCTCCACGGGGACCACGCCGATGAGCTCGTCGTCCTTGGCCGGCCGCGAGAACCGGCGCCCGGCGCGCGTGGAGAGCTCGGTGTGGGGCGCGAGCGCGAACCTCAAACCATAGCCGCCCCGCGAGAGCGCGAGCAGCTTCTCCGGGCGCGCGAGCCGCTTGTCGAGCGAGAGCGCGCCGACCACCCGTTCGTTGTCGTCGAACTTGAACAGCTTCTGCACCGGATCGCCGTAGCCGGTGCTCGCCGGGACGTCGTTGAAGCGGGTCACGTAGGCAGTCCCGAAATTGCTGAAGACGACCAGGTTGCTCTTGAGCGAGCCCCCCAGCACGTATGCGACTTCGTCGCCTTCGCGCACGCGCGTCTGGGACGGATCCTTCAGCTCGCGCACGCGCTTGATCCAGCCATCGCGCGTCAGCACCACCTGCGCGTCCTCGTCGGCGATGAACGCCTCTTCGCTGTACTCCACCTCTTCACTGCCGACTCCGCCGATCTTCGTGCGGCGCTTGTCGGCGTACGCTTTCTGGATCTCCGCGATCTCCTCGCGGACGACGCCCCACCGGCTGCGGTCGTTTCCGAGCAGCTCCTTGAGACGCCGTTGCTCGGCGCGCTTCTCCTTGAGCTCCTTCTGGATCACCAGGATCTCGAGGCGGGCCAGGCGGTAGAGCTTCATCTCCAGGATCGCGTCCGCCTGTTCCTCGGAGAGCTTGAAGCGCTTGATCATCTTCTTCGCCGCGTCCTCCTTGCCCTCGCTCTTGCGGATCATCTTCAGCATCTCGTCGAGGGCGTCGTAGACCTTCGCGAAGCCCTCGAGGATGTGCAGCCGCTGCTGCACCTGCTTCAGATCGAACTCAAATCGCCTGGTGACGACGTCGAATCGGAAATCGAGGAAGTGGCGGAGGATGCTCTTCAGATCGAGACGCTTCGGAGCTCCGACCTCCGGATTGTCGGTGGGGACCAGGCAGGTGAGGTTCACGCCGAAGTTCGTCTGCAGCGGCGTGTGCTTGTAGAGGTACGCCATCACCAGCTCGGGATCCGCGTCTCGCTTGATCTCGAGGACGATGCGCACGTCCTTGGTGCTCTCGTCGCGAACGTCGACCAGGGGCGTCAGCTTCCTCTCGCGCACCAGCTCGCCGAACTTCGCCACCAGATTGGACTTGTTGACCGCGTAGGGAATGGAAGTGACGACGACCAGCCTGCCGCCGCGCGCCAGCTCCTCCAGCTTCCACTCGCCTCGCACGCGGACCGAGCCCTGCCCCGTCTCGTAGATCTGGCGCAGCTCGGACTTGCTGTTGAGGATCTGCCCGCCGGTGGGAAAGTCCGGACCCTTGATGTGCTTGAGCAGGTCCTTGACCTCCAGGTCCTTGTGCCTGGAGAGGTCGATCAGCGCGTCGCAGAGCTCGCCGAGGTTGTGCGGCGGGATGTTCGTCGCCATGCCCACCGCAATGCCGGTGGTGCCGTTCATCAAGAGCTGAGGCAGCCGCGCCGGAATGACGATGGGCTCGAACTGCGTGCCGTCGTAGTTCGGCCGGTAGTCGATCGTCCGCTTGGCGAGCTCCTGCACCAGCTCCGCGGCCAGCGCGGCGAGGCGGCACTCGGTGTAGCGCATCGCCGCGGCCGCGTCGCCATCGAGCGAGCCGAAGTTCCCGTGGCCGTCGACCAGCGGGTAGCGGAGCGAGAAGTCCTGCGCCATCCGCACCAGCGCGTCGTAGATGGCGACGTCGCCGTGCGGGTGGTACTGGCCCATGATGGTGCCCACCACCTTCGCGCACTTCTGGTACTTGGCCTCGTGCGTGAGGCGGTGGTCCTGGAACATCCCGTAGATGATCCGCCGCTGCACCGGCTTGAGCCCGTCGCGCACGTCGGGCAGAGCGCGCGAAGTGATCACCGAGAGCGCGTAGTTCAGGTACCGGCGGCGCGCCTCCTCGTGTAGCGGCGCGAGCACTTCCGACGGCGGCGGCGCTCCGTTTCCACCGGAACTTCGCCGTTTTCGCTTCTTGCCGCCTCCGTTGCCGAACATGCTCAACTGTTCAGACATTCAGGCGTCTGTAACACAGGTCCCGCGCAGGGCGCAGATTTCGGATCACGGAATGAAGCGCTTCAGAGACCAAGCCTCGGTAGAGGTCAGGCGCGGCCTTTGCCGGGCTGGTTCGGCTTGGGCTCGTCCTTGCCCTGCTCGGCGGCGCGCTGCGCGAGGACCTTCTGCGCTTCGTGCGATGGCACTTCCTCGTATCCCATGAGCTCCATCGTGAAGTAGCCCAGGCCCTTGGTCAGCGACCTGAGCTCGGGCGCGTACGTCCGCAGCTCCGCGTGCGGCGCCTGGGCGTGGATCAGCGTTCCCTTCGAGGTCGGTTCCATCCCGAAGATCTTCCCGCGCCGCGAAGTGAGGTCCGCAATCACCTCGCCGAGCATTTCGTCCGGGACCACCACTTCAAGCCGCATCATCGGTTCGAGCAGGACGGGCTTCGCTCCGGCGAGCGCGTTCTTCAGCGCCATCGAGCCGGCGATGCGGAACGCCATGTCCGAGCTGTCCACGGTGTGGAACGAGCCGTCCACCAGCCGCGCGCGGAAGTCGACCAGTGGAAACCCGCCCAGCGGCCCCTGCTTGGCCGCGTCGCGGATCCCGTGCTCCACCGAGGGAATGTAGTTGCGCGGAATGACGCCCCCGACGATCGCGTCCTCGAACTCGATCCCCGTTCCCCGGGGTAGCGGCTCCAGTTCGATGTGGCAATCGCCGTACTGTCCGCGCCCGCCGCTTTGCCGCTTGTACCTGCCCTGCGCCTTCGCCTTGCCGGTCACCGTCTCGTGATACGCCGGGTGCGGCAGCTCGAGGTGGACGTCCACGTCGAACTTCCGCTTCAGCTTCTCGACGGCGACCTCGATGTGCACCTGCCCCATGCCCCGGAGCAACGTCTCGTTGGTCTCCGGGTCGCGCACCATCTCCAGCGAGGGATCCTCCTCGAGCAGGCGATGGAGGGCGACGCCGACCTTCTCCTCCTGCTCGCGGTCGATCTTGAGCGCGTAGGCGATCACCCGCTGCGGGCGGGGGATCATGTCCAGCCGCAGGATCGGGCTGTCGTTGGAGCAGAGCGTGTCGCCGACGTGCACGTCCTTCAGCTTCATCAGGCCGACGATCTCTCCGGCCGCTGCCTCCGGGATTTCGGTCGTCCGGTTACCGTCGATGCGGTAGACGTGCTGCACGGTCTCGCTGTTCCCGGTGCGGCCGTTCACGATCACCGTGCCGTGCTTCACCGCGCCGGAGAAGACGCGGCAGGCGCTGAGACGACCGACGAAGTGGTCCACGGTGTTGCGGAACGCCAGCATGGTGAGCGGCGCGTCCCGCTGGGCGTTGCGGACCAGCTCTCCGTTCTTTCCGTCCTTCCCCTTGATCTCCCGGCGCACCGTCGGAGGCGGCAGATAGCGGACCATCGCCGCCGCCACGTCGTCCACGCCGATGCCGGGCCTCGCCGCGCAGGCGAGCACCGGAAGGAACCGCCGCCCGAGGACCGCGTGCGCGATGCCGTCGATCAGCATTTCCTCCCCGGGTTCACGCCCGTCGAGGTACGCTTCCAGCATCGCATCGTCCGTCTCCGCCACCGCCTCCACCAGCCGGGTCCGCAACCGTTTCGCCTCGTCGACGAGCTGCTCGGGTACGTCCTCCAGCGCGTACCCGCCGAACTTCCCGTCGGTCTTCCGGGTATACACGTGCGCCCGCATCGTGATCAGGTCGATGACGCCGCTGAAGCTCTCGCCCAGCCCGATGGGAAGCTGCAAGGCGATGGGCTTGGCGTTCAGCGTCTTCTCCATGTCGTCGAGTGCGCGGAGGAACGACGCCCGATCCTTGTCGAGCTTGTTCACGCAGGCGAGCAGCGGCAGGGCCCGCTCCGCCGCCATGTCCCAATGCGCTTCCGTCTGGTGCTTGACGCCGGAGACGGCGGAGACGAGCAGAAGGCCTCCCTCGCAGACGGCCATCGACCGGTCGGCATCGGTGAGGAAGTCGGAGAATCCGGGGGCGTCGAGCAGGTTGAGGAGTGTTCCCTCGTGCTCGGCGTAGGTGATGTGGGTCGCGACCGTAAAGTTGCGCTTGCTCTCCTCCGGGTCGACGTCGAGGTGGCTGGTGGAACCGTCCTTCGAGGCGCGGGCCGGCGCATCGTGGCGAAGCAGCGCCTCGGTCAGGGCGGTCTTTCCCGCACCATCGTGTGCGATGATTGCGACATTGCGGATCGTTTTCGGATCGAGCATGCGTTGGTCTCCCCGGATGCAGCCCTGAAACGGGAGAGACTAGACCAACCCGCTGCGCTTGTAGAGGAGGGGCGATGCGCGTCCTAGCGGTCTGTTCCATAGCGGTCTCGCTGGTGGCATTGCCCGCCGGCGCGCAGCTGACCCAAGGGGCCGTCGCCCCATCGGAATCGTTTTCCCTCCAGGACGACGGGACCTCGCTCGGGAGCAACCCCGCGGGGCTGGGCTTCGTCGAAGGCCTCGAAGCGGATTTCCTGCACAACGGCTTTTACTCGCGCTCACGGGACGACCAGACGAACGCCCTCTATCTGACCGGGGGAACGGGCGGTCTCGCTCTCGGGCTGGGCTTCGACTGGATCCGACGCCGCCCGTGCGGCGAGTTCTTGTGTCCGCCGGGGGTGGACACGGCGCCATCGTCGTACCGACGCACGACCGTCGGCGGAGCGCTTCATCTCGGCTCGCTCTCGCTCGGGGCCGTCCACCGCGGATTTTCCGGGCTCGATCTCTCCTCGTGGGACTTCGGTGCGCTGATGCGCCCTTGGCGGTGGATCTCGCTGGGCGCGGCCGTGCTCGACGCAGACCGACCTGGCCCGCTTCCCCGCCGCTGGGTGGTCTCGACAGCGCTCCGGCCGTGGCGCGAGAACGTCGACATTGCCGCCGATCTGCGCTGGGCTGAATGCACCAATGTCCAACTCAACACGCCCATCGGATCCCCGGTTCCGAGCTGCGGCTTCGACCGCAAGGACTGGATCTTCACGGCCCGGGCCCGCGTCGCTCGCGGTCTGACGCTGCTCGGCCAGATCGCGCTGCTCGACAGATCGCGGACACAGGGGATGGTCGGGCTCCAGGTCGATCTCGGGCATGTCGGCGCCTCGTATGCGCCGGTCATCGGACCGGGCGACCCCGGAGACGTCTGGCGCATTCGCGCGTCGACGGAACGGTGGCCCTCGCTGCGCAGTCCCCTCCGGCAGGCGGTGGAGCTCGATCTGAAGAAGGCGCTCTCCCACCCGCGCCCAGGGCCGGTGGCGCTCATCTTTGGTGCGACCGCCCGGGATCCGCTCGCGGAAACGCTCGCCGCGCTGCGGCGCATCGCGCGCGACCCGGCAACCAGGGCCGTGGTCCTGCGCACTGGCGGCATGCCACTGGGGCTGGCCCGCGCGGAGGAGCTACGCGCAGCCATCGAAGATCTCAAGGCTTCCGGCAAAAAGGTGCTTTTCTATCTGGAAAGCGCCGGCGACCTCGAATATAGTGTTGCTCTCTCGGCCGACCGGGTCTATGCGGCTCCGCAGGCCGTCCTGCTGGTGAACGGTTTTGCCGCGACGGCGTTGTTCGCCGCCGCGGGCCTCGACAAGCTCGGTGTGAAGGCGGAGTTCTTCCGCGTCGGCGCATACAAGAACGCGCCGGATCTCTTCACCCGAAGCGGGATGTCGGGCGAGCAGCGTGAGGTGGAGTCATCACTCCTGGACGATCTTTACGGACGGTACGTCAGGCGCATCTCGGATGCGCGCCATCTCGACGAACGCAAGGTCAAGTCCCTCCTCGACGAGGGCATCCTGAAGCCCGGGGAAGCGGTGCAGGCGGGGCTGATCGACGGGTTGGTCTATCCCGACCAGCTCGAGGAGGAGGCAGGTAAGGTTCTGGGAGCGAACGTCACCCTGAAGAAGATCGGCACCGACCAGCCGGCGGAGCGCGACCTGCGCTGGGGTCGCCGCGGGCGAATCGCCGTCGTGCGCGTGGAAGGGAACATCGCGCGCGGTGAAGGTGGCCGCGATCCGTTCGGCGCCGTCCGGGTGGCGGGATCGGACGCGATCGTCCGCCGCATCCGGCACGCGGCCGACGACTCGTCGGTCGCGGCCATCGTGGTCCGCATCGACTCCCCGGGTGGCGACGGCACCGCCTCCGACCTGATCTGGCGCGAGCTGGTGCGGGCGCGGAAGGAGAAGAAGAAGCCGGTGATCGCGAGCATGGGCGACGTCGCCGCCTCGGGCGGCTACTACGTGGCGGCCGGCGCCGACGCCATCTTCGCCGATCCCGCCACCATCACCGGTTCCATCGGCGTGTTCGTCGGTCACTTCGATGCCAGCGAGCTGTTCGGCAAGCTGGGGCTGAACCTCGTGACCATCAAGCGCGGCGAGAGCGCGGACCTCTTCCATCCCCAGCGCAGCCTCACCGACCACGAACGGAAGACGCTGCAGGCCTGGGTCGACGACTTCTACGAGCTGTTCGTGACTCGCGTCGCCGAAGCCCGAGGATTGACCAGCGCCGACGTGCACCGGGTAGCGCAGGGCCGCGTCTGGACCGGCTCGCAGGCGGTGGAGCGCAAGCTGGTAGACCGGCTCGGCGGCCTCGAGGAGGCTCTCGCCGAGGCCAAGCGACGCGCCGGCTTCGCCGCCGACGAAGAGGTGGAGGTCGACGATGAGGAAGCCGTCAGCGTCGATCTCACATCCTTCGCCGGCGCCACTGCGCTCGAGGCGGTTCCATTCGGCTTTGGCCCCAGAGCGCTGCGGGCGCTCTCGCTGCTCGGCGATGCCGACACGCTGCGGGCGGCCCTGCCCTTCGACCTGGAGGTACGGTAGATGGCGCTGACCGTCCTCATCGTCGAGGATGAGCAGAGCGCCTCGCGGCTGCTCTCGGGCATCGCGGCCGAGGTCGGACTCTCGGCGCGCGCCACCGCGTCGGCGAAGGAAGCCCAGGAGCTTTGCGCGCAGGCCGCCGCCTCCGGTCAGCCATTCTCGGCGGTGGTCCTGGATCTGGTGCTCTCGGAGCTGGATGGGTTCCAGTTCGGGGCGGCTGCCCGCGCTGCGAGCTGGGGGGCGAAGCTTCCCATCATCGTCATCAGCGGAATCTACAAGAAGCTGCCCGAGGAGTTTGCCACGCGCATCCAGCCCGCCGCTTTCTTCGCCAAGCCGTTCGAGCCGGCAGCGCTGCGCGCGGCACTGGCGAAACACACCGGCTCGCAGAGCGCCGCACCTCCGC
Encoded proteins:
- a CDS encoding DNA topoisomerase IV subunit A; the encoded protein is MSEQLSMFGNGGGKKRKRRSSGGNGAPPPSEVLAPLHEEARRRYLNYALSVITSRALPDVRDGLKPVQRRIIYGMFQDHRLTHEAKYQKCAKVVGTIMGQYHPHGDVAIYDALVRMAQDFSLRYPLVDGHGNFGSLDGDAAAAMRYTECRLAALAAELVQELAKRTIDYRPNYDGTQFEPIVIPARLPQLLMNGTTGIAVGMATNIPPHNLGELCDALIDLSRHKDLEVKDLLKHIKGPDFPTGGQILNSKSELRQIYETGQGSVRVRGEWKLEELARGGRLVVVTSIPYAVNKSNLVAKFGELVRERKLTPLVDVRDESTKDVRIVLEIKRDADPELVMAYLYKHTPLQTNFGVNLTCLVPTDNPEVGAPKRLDLKSILRHFLDFRFDVVTRRFEFDLKQVQQRLHILEGFAKVYDALDEMLKMIRKSEGKEDAAKKMIKRFKLSEEQADAILEMKLYRLARLEILVIQKELKEKRAEQRRLKELLGNDRSRWGVVREEIAEIQKAYADKRRTKIGGVGSEEVEYSEEAFIADEDAQVVLTRDGWIKRVRELKDPSQTRVREGDEVAYVLGGSLKSNLVVFSNFGTAYVTRFNDVPASTGYGDPVQKLFKFDDNERVVGALSLDKRLARPEKLLALSRGGYGLRFALAPHTELSTRAGRRFSRPAKDDELIGVVPVEEKDFLAVVTEDAYALVTKAKEVNELAGAGRGVRVIKVQADDKVLGFLCTADRKAELPLETSKGRKLELTVREPSSRGGKGRQLVRKDTVKALSRGPVVQSLPGEEKK
- the sppA gene encoding signal peptide peptidase SppA produces the protein MRVLAVCSIAVSLVALPAGAQLTQGAVAPSESFSLQDDGTSLGSNPAGLGFVEGLEADFLHNGFYSRSRDDQTNALYLTGGTGGLALGLGFDWIRRRPCGEFLCPPGVDTAPSSYRRTTVGGALHLGSLSLGAVHRGFSGLDLSSWDFGALMRPWRWISLGAAVLDADRPGPLPRRWVVSTALRPWRENVDIAADLRWAECTNVQLNTPIGSPVPSCGFDRKDWIFTARARVARGLTLLGQIALLDRSRTQGMVGLQVDLGHVGASYAPVIGPGDPGDVWRIRASTERWPSLRSPLRQAVELDLKKALSHPRPGPVALIFGATARDPLAETLAALRRIARDPATRAVVLRTGGMPLGLARAEELRAAIEDLKASGKKVLFYLESAGDLEYSVALSADRVYAAPQAVLLVNGFAATALFAAAGLDKLGVKAEFFRVGAYKNAPDLFTRSGMSGEQREVESSLLDDLYGRYVRRISDARHLDERKVKSLLDEGILKPGEAVQAGLIDGLVYPDQLEEEAGKVLGANVTLKKIGTDQPAERDLRWGRRGRIAVVRVEGNIARGEGGRDPFGAVRVAGSDAIVRRIRHAADDSSVAAIVVRIDSPGGDGTASDLIWRELVRARKEKKKPVIASMGDVAASGGYYVAAGADAIFADPATITGSIGVFVGHFDASELFGKLGLNLVTIKRGESADLFHPQRSLTDHERKTLQAWVDDFYELFVTRVAEARGLTSADVHRVAQGRVWTGSQAVERKLVDRLGGLEEALAEAKRRAGFAADEEVEVDDEEAVSVDLTSFAGATALEAVPFGFGPRALRALSLLGDADTLRAALPFDLEVR
- a CDS encoding elongation factor G → MLDPKTIRNVAIIAHDGAGKTALTEALLRHDAPARASKDGSTSHLDVDPEESKRNFTVATHITYAEHEGTLLNLLDAPGFSDFLTDADRSMAVCEGGLLLVSAVSGVKHQTEAHWDMAAERALPLLACVNKLDKDRASFLRALDDMEKTLNAKPIALQLPIGLGESFSGVIDLITMRAHVYTRKTDGKFGGYALEDVPEQLVDEAKRLRTRLVEAVAETDDAMLEAYLDGREPGEEMLIDGIAHAVLGRRFLPVLACAARPGIGVDDVAAAMVRYLPPPTVRREIKGKDGKNGELVRNAQRDAPLTMLAFRNTVDHFVGRLSACRVFSGAVKHGTVIVNGRTGNSETVQHVYRIDGNRTTEIPEAAAGEIVGLMKLKDVHVGDTLCSNDSPILRLDMIPRPQRVIAYALKIDREQEEKVGVALHRLLEEDPSLEMVRDPETNETLLRGMGQVHIEVAVEKLKRKFDVDVHLELPHPAYHETVTGKAKAQGRYKRQSGGRGQYGDCHIELEPLPRGTGIEFEDAIVGGVIPRNYIPSVEHGIRDAAKQGPLGGFPLVDFRARLVDGSFHTVDSSDMAFRIAGSMALKNALAGAKPVLLEPMMRLEVVVPDEMLGEVIADLTSRRGKIFGMEPTSKGTLIHAQAPHAELRTYAPELRSLTKGLGYFTMELMGYEEVPSHEAQKVLAQRAAEQGKDEPKPNQPGKGRA